From Deferrisoma camini S3R1, the proteins below share one genomic window:
- a CDS encoding PEP-CTERM sorting domain-containing protein: MRKRFLAFALASICGVWASTAMAVPLFYSPTDQPGTLFEDNDLDFFVDNDDNGVISEGDYLYSAVEFSFAKDQTNDVKYSLNEEGDELVAWTAIKVEKIVTDFSDPEFGAWFGTIDDATPMVSVYTGGPINLDTIAGDPTMAAAEAAVKDGTFLWAFSVTDDPDTMWQFIPTSLSAYDPTEVAKAGSSSPVGTMRFALEQVNGDPIFLPITLDTTFFTFGDSFGDDLVHLRGSGDILGGQGLTYAFARSDVDVEVNPVPEPGTMILLGSGLLGVAGVSRRRKKKA; the protein is encoded by the coding sequence ATGCGGAAAAGATTCCTTGCATTTGCCTTAGCTAGTATATGCGGCGTGTGGGCAAGCACGGCGATGGCGGTGCCACTCTTCTATAGCCCCACGGACCAACCAGGGACATTGTTTGAGGACAATGATCTTGACTTTTTCGTGGACAACGACGATAATGGCGTAATTTCTGAGGGCGACTACCTTTATTCGGCCGTCGAGTTCTCCTTCGCGAAAGATCAAACGAACGACGTGAAGTATTCTTTAAATGAAGAAGGCGACGAACTGGTCGCGTGGACCGCGATCAAGGTGGAAAAAATCGTCACGGATTTCTCTGACCCCGAGTTCGGTGCTTGGTTTGGCACGATCGACGACGCCACGCCCATGGTCTCAGTGTACACCGGGGGCCCGATCAATCTTGACACGATCGCGGGTGACCCCACCATGGCCGCAGCCGAGGCGGCCGTCAAAGATGGAACCTTTCTGTGGGCTTTTTCGGTCACGGACGACCCGGATACGATGTGGCAGTTCATACCGACAAGTCTCTCTGCTTATGACCCGACGGAAGTTGCAAAAGCGGGCAGTTCGAGCCCGGTAGGGACCATGCGGTTTGCCTTGGAACAGGTTAACGGTGACCCGATCTTCCTGCCGATCACGCTGGATACGACCTTCTTCACCTTCGGCGACAGCTTTGGAGACGACCTCGTGCACCTGCGGGGCAGCGGCGACATCCTTGGTGGACAGGGTTTGACCTACGCGTTTGCACGCAGCGACGTGGACGTCGAGGTCAACCCAGTTCCGGAGCCGGGTACCATGATCCTTCTCGGCTCGGGGCTTTT